In Ovis canadensis isolate MfBH-ARS-UI-01 breed Bighorn chromosome 15, ARS-UI_OviCan_v2, whole genome shotgun sequence, the genomic stretch AGGAACTCCTCTTCGAGCTTTTCCACCAGGTAAGCGGTTGGGATAAGCCTCTTCTTTTCGTTTTCCGGCCCGCCTAGGGTCCGGCCCAACGGCGATCCGCGTTTTCTTGGCGGAAGCGGGACGGTGCGTCCCGGCACCCTGACAGGTGGGCGGGCTGGAGGCGGGGGTCACGCTTAGAAAGGGAGGCGCTCGCTGCGTGTGGCTTTCTGAGAAAAACCCTAATTCAGGCCAAAGTGAAGACTAAAGGTGCTGGTGGGTTCTCAATCGGGCATTCCTGTGGTAAAGATTCAGGCTCTTTAAGGGGCCCCAAACGTGTGGGTCCTTCGTTAAGCTGtacttttcctccttttctcatcttctgcttgtaaattttatttcaatttatttgtcAGTATCCATTTTACACTTAAGTTTCTTACGAAGTTGCTGCAAAGACAGACATAAGAAAAGACTCCGTAGAAAAAGCTCAGACTCCGTAGGAAAGCGGCATTTAGTGTCTCTGTATTAAGATCTGTATTAAAACGTGTTAAACTTGTTCCCTCCAGTACCCTCCAACAGCTGGTAATGGTTTGATTGATCAATGCAAAAGTGAACTTTTAGTCCAAGAAAACTTGCTCTTGATAAACGTTAATTTCCACAAAGTGGGAAAACGATGGGTGTTGGCCGAGACGTTAAAGTCATAAAGGACAGTGAAGCGTAAATTCAGTGATTGGGTTTCCAGTTCCTTATGGGCTCCCTCCCCCGAAGTAAGTTAACCTAATTTTCAGTCATGTCTATAGGCTCTTTAACCGTGAGGGAAATCCGTGTGTATCCGTTTTTTAAGAGTCCATGGTTACATTATAAACTTTGTGACATTTGAATATTTCCTGAAACTGCCTTACAGAAATTCTGAACACTTGTGTCTGTAGGCTGGTCCAGTAATTAAAGTGAAAATTCCAAAAGACAAGGATGGTAAACCGAAGCAGTTTGCGTTTGTGAACTTCAAACATGAAGTATCTGTTCCTTACGCCATGAATCTGCTTAATGGAATCAAACTTTTTGGAAGGCCTATCAAGATTCAGTTTAGAGCAGGTAACTATTTACTGATGATTTGGAGAGAGAGATTGTTCactgctttgttttttgtttttaattttgttattcagTTTTAGAGAACCTCTTTTTTTgagaacatctttttgggtgaAAATGCTTTAAGCTTTATAAATAGTAAACTATATATTGCTAAAAATGGGTAACATTGACAGTATGGATTTTGAAAGTGGTAATTTTCAAGAGAGTTAAAATTTCGATTTGAGTTGGTGAAAAGAACATAAACCTTCATTGTTAGAATGACTGATTTTGGTTTCATGTTCTAAAAGCACCAAGATTATTTCCTGAAAGTCTTTCTGACTGCTTTGTAATTTACTTTTACAAATTTTGATGCGTGATCATGTGAGGATGAAACTTTCCTTGTATTCAGTTTTCCAATTTAGTGTGGGGATCAGAGTACTATGGCCAAATTGGGTATTTATACATTGTCTGTTGTACATTGGGTAGTACCTTATTTCTAAccctttgttttaaatatatctgGTATTAAACACTTAGTTTTCACTCTGATGAACTATAAAGCGATTTACTGAAATTTGAGGTTTTCACCTTAAGTTATGTCTACCTATTTTGGAATGATTGGGCTGAGGAATACAAAATTTCAAATTAAACTTTCTAACAATAAGAATTTCTCAAATTGTTTCATTTAGGAAGTAGCCATGCCTCACAGGAGGTCAGTTTGTCATATTCCCAGCATCATGTTGGAAATTCAAGCCCTACTTCCACATCTCCTAGCAGGTAATATTTTgcacctattttaaaaatcatctatcAGGAATTTTTTTTAGGTTGTGATCTCAAAAAACACATGAGTGATTGGCTTCCTTCATTATGCTCCTACCTCTTTTTTCTGCTGCTGTATTTGCTATTTTGGATTATAGTTACACATAGTATCTATTCTAAGGGAACTGTTGGCCCATTGTATATAGTTcccttaaaataaatacatgtgtaaCTATGTTCATTGTAAAGACATATACCCAAAcccacatacatgtatatactgaCACAGAATTTCTCAAAACATTACTTAGCCCTTGCTATTTGTACTAccctctgttttctgttttatttttttaaattcaccttAGTTCTATGACCACTAATTGGTTGTTACTTGCAGATTAAAAATACCTATTAGTAAACAGACTAGGAGTTCATAAAGGTGGATTCTAAATATGTCTCTTAATAATTATGTAATCTTGAGCTAGTCTGTGGCcctatttttccatttgtaaggAAAAAGAGTTGATTTGGATGATCTCTAAAATCCCTTTTAGTTACTAAGGATTAGAAAAGGTACCGTATTTGTATCCACTTAAATAGTTTTCTTTGGGGAGGCTAATTTTTTACTAGGGATGGTTTTTTCCTGGTATGTCCTTAGAGCAATTTATCAATCGTAATGTGCTTCACTCAAGAAAGAGTTAAAAAATCCTGTCCCTGTCAGATTTGTCACCAAGTCCTTTGTATTTATGATCTCATTTATCCCTCACAGCAGTCTTATGAGGTAAGAATTATCTCTACCTTATGTATGAAGAAAATGAGGGTTGGAGGTTAACTTGCTCAAATGTGAACTGCTCATAAGCATTGAGGTTGTtttcaaacccaggcagtgtgATTGAGCACACCCACCATGATATGAGTAGAAAGagtttagaaaattttaataagGAGAGATAAGTGAATGAGGATCTGAGAGAGGCCAGTGTACCTAGAtcataatgaatgaaaaatggaGAGTAGTAGGTGATCTTGTCAGAGTAAACAGAGGCCAGATGGCATAGGGTATTTCTTTTATGTCATAATTAGGATTTTGGAATTTCACCTTAAGAACAGTAGGAAGACATTGAAACATTTTTGGTAGGATAGTAAAAGGAGCAGGTTTGTATTTTAGTGAGTTACTTGGGTGCACTGGGAGAGAGTGGATTGAAGGAGACAAGGGTGAAAACAGACCAATTAGGAATCCGTTGGTAGCAAAGTATTGGTATTAGAAGCAAGGAAGCTGTTGCGGTTGAGTTGATAGTTTGGATTAAGGTGGTGCCAGGAGCTGAAGAGAAGTGGGTGAATGAATATGAAGAGTCTGGAAGGTGAAATTCTAAGAAAGCAGTAATCTGGAAGGGTATGCTCTTCTTGCCAGCTGAAATTGTGTTTAAATGCTTTTCAGTACAGTTGGAATTTGAAGCATCTCTAACCACTATGATAGAAACTTGTAAGTTATCTTaggtggagggggaaaaaagtttttAACCCATCTTAGAAattcttggggggaaaaaatacataagtaaatagtTATAATCAAGTCTTAGTGTATACCTGATTTTTATACTCTCTACAAGTAAAATTATACTTTTTACCCCCTTGGCATGCAGACACATAATatgatttaagaaaacaaaagatgagacttccctggtggtccagtggttaagactttgcccttACACTGCAgcgggcatgggtttgattcctgatcaaggacctgagatcccacgtgctcagtggaatgaatgaatggacgaATGTGTAAATAGCTTTCTTTGTAGAGTATAAGTAAAATCAGTTCTGCTttagaaaagtaagaaaaaagaacCCTAAATAAAAAGATCTCAACTATAAGATAAATCAATTGGTGGTTTGATTCCAatggtgtattttaaaataaaatgaaaatcttttctgAGCTTTTCTGTAGAGCAAGTTACCTCTTTAGGAAGTGAGGAATAAGGTTTAAATCCTTTAGATTAATATTCTCTTTATGTTATAGAATTCCTTATTCCCCAAAGCCTATTACTGTTCTTGtctcagtaatttttttctttgaaagtcagtcagtcatgtctgactctttgtaacccaatggactatagcctaccaggcttctctgtccatgaaattctccaggcaagaatactggagtgcgtggtggtcccttctccagggtatcttcccaacccagggatcgaacccaggccctcggcagtgagagtgtggagttctaaccattggaccaccagggtatAGCCCTAGATTTTATCCCTTATTTCTTCTGATTCCCTCACCTATTATGTCTAATTGATCAAATCCTTTTCATTTTAGTGCTCAGTCTAGGCCTTTGCACTAGTGGCCCAGGGAATTTTTTCCTGTAAATtgacaggtgtttttttttttttttttttctataaagaacTAGTTTCTTCTGCCATTGTAGCACTACACAAAAACAAAAGAGCTTGGCTGTGTTCCAGTCAAGCTTTGCACAAACTGGGTTTGGCCCACAGACTATAGTTTGCTCTCCACTGCTAGTCCTTCCCTCAGCTGGAATGTATTGTCTTCAGGCAATCTTGTTCAGCTCTCACTTCAGATATTGCCTTTTTAGAAGGGCCATTCCTGACCAGTCAGGCTAAAATAGAATCCCTTCTCTGTCACTTCAACTTATATAGTTGTATATTATATGTCTTTATAACCATGTGAGATTCTCTTATTGTCTGAATCCTTACCCCTGGCTCCTTGAGAGCAGATACCTTGTTGGGCTTATTGATTCCCATCTTTGAAGATTGGGTCTTACTCATGATTGTCAtgtttatttgttgaatgaatgattatatgaatgattatataatattatgttatataatattataagtattatatgttttcttattttttacttttcatgaaAGGACGGTGGATAACATGACTCCATCAGCACAGACAATTCAAAGATCTTTCTCATCTTCAGAAAATTTTCAGAGACAAGCAGTGGTAAGCTGATTATTTACCTTGAgttgctaaaaaagaaaaattatactcagttaaaattctattttaacttCTTAAATTTTAGTTAGACTGGCATGGTCTTTGTAGATTTCAGTTTCCACTTGGctgaaatacatatttataagatCAAAGATGAATAGAAGAGTGCTGCtcacatttgtatttttctttaaccATTGTTAGTGTGTGTGTTGCAAGTATTGGAAACTCATATTCTCTGATGTTCTTGTAACCTATGCTGAGTAATTTCTATCATATACTGTCTTTAATACTTAATACCTTAATATACTGGCATCTTCTAGATCCCCTTCCTTGTgaactttccatttttttctgtaataataTCACCAGTAATAAAATCTTAGATatctttgctgttttctttttgtctttgatcGGTCTccaaatctttcatttttttctttttctcacatttctttctttttagtttctttgcCCAAATCACAATCTTGGCTCATGGTACCTAGACTTGTGTATTTCACAGTCTGCAGAATAAAATACAAGAgtgaaataaaattgagaaattaGTATAAAGGGATATGAgcttttataaacatattttttttcattttgctataaaccattagaaaaaaaaatcatcattgcCTAATATCTTCCCATAGGCAGAATTTGAGAACCAGTGATCTAGTCATTTAGTActtatctctctttttctccttactAGTCCATTTCACTCACTATTTCTACTATTTTTAGTTGTGTTTAACTTAAAATTCAGATAGGCAAGAATGATTTTGCTTTTCCATTATTGTGTTTAACCATGGGCTAGATATCTGTTGCCTTTGATACCTAGAAATATTTGtgcttaacattttctttttctctttgctcagATGAACAGTGTTTTGAGACAGATGTCATATGGAGGGAAATTTGGTTCTCCACATCTGGATCAGTCAGGATTttccccatcagttcagtcacataATCATACTTTTAACCAGTCTTCAAGCTCCCAGTGGCGCCAAGATACACCATCATCACAGAGAAAAGTCAGACTGAATTCTCATCCCTATGTGATGGATAGACATTACAGCCGTGAACAGCGTTACAGTGATGTGTCTGACCATCAttacagaggaaacagagatgatTTTTTCTATGAAGACAGGAATCACGATGGCTGGAGCCATGACTATGATAACAGAAGAGACAGTGGTAGAAATGGAAAATGGCGCTCATCTCGACACTAACAAGTGTTATAAGGATTTCTCATAGGGTCATTTTAGGTCCCTTTTTGTTAAGTTGTTTCTGagaatgttttcttaaaaaactataGAGCGGCTTTTCAAGTTGCCacatttctttgtaaaaattttaaaacccaaTAGCAATTCAATACAGACATGAGAAGAATTGTGGTTCTAGTTTTATTATATTCATAGCCTTTCACCTCAgggttttaaaaagaggaaagggTTTTATGCAGAAGAAAGTGCCGCAATTCCTAATCATTTTAGACGATTGAGTAAAGGATGTATTATATGGATTAGTTGtattatgaagaaaatattttaattatttttttgtattgcaAGAAGCTTCTTGTTGGTGAATCAGATTTTTCGtgtatataatgaaaaatattcaagTTGATAGTCAGAATTGACTCAGTATTTTGttaataagaaaatgtttaactTCAGTGATTCATTTTACTAACATATGAGAAAGCATTTTGATAAAAGTTTGGGGATAAACCATATTTAACTTCTCAGAGAACTTAAGTGTAAGTTCTGTGACATGGTCTTGACATCTACACATGCTATTTCATtgtaaaattttagaatttgCTCATTAAATCGATGTATGACTGAAGCCACTCAGGAAGTTAAATATCACTAAATGTAGTTTTTTACAGTAAAAATACAGTGTTAATATAAATCCCCTATTTCTGGAAGAACAAAAACATAAATGCATAGGCAGATAAATAGTAAAATGTTTAACTGAAAATGTGCTTTTTAAAGTACTGCCTCTATGACTCaaactttgaaaattttaacatTGTATCCAGGACAAGTGTATAGGGACACATTTTATTATGGAGACTGTAcaggttgctttttttttggtttgaatttgaaagaatttagtctgaaacattttctgatttaaaaatttttaaatcttgtttAACAATACTTTTATGTATCAAGATGCTGTTTCCCTTTCATTGTAGAActtgtttataaaaaattaattccttGTAAAATTTGAGTCCTTTTTAATATTAACTACAGCATTTGTACTatgttgctttttaatatattgaaaacaaaatgaaagaatgtctttttttttgacATCACTAAGGGACACTGCACACAAACTAGCAACATGCTTTTATTCAGTGACTGCCTGGTGTTAAAAGTGTCAGTTTTTAGAGTATCCTGAAATATACCTTTGAACATACCAAACTTAATATTTTAGAATCAGATTTTCAATAACACATGGTTTATGTTTCTGAGCACTGTAAACTAATTTGGTTACTCTCCCTGGTATCTAGGAATTTGTACAtttgattttctctgtttttaaatatgcacaGCTTTTCTGAGCCTAGGTATGTGAAGCCATCCAGTTACTAGCACAGAGAACATTAAGATCAGAAATTTCTGTCCTTCTAAGCAGTTCTTgagaagaaaaggcaacccactccattattcttgtctgggaaatcccatggacaggggagtcgggcaggctacggtccatggggtaaCAGAGGAGTCagacaatttagcaactgaacaacaacaaagcagttctggtaaagcgtctgcctacaatgcgggagacccaggtttgatccctgggtgaggaagatcctctggagaaggaaatggcaccccactctagtactcttgcttggaaaatcccatggatggaggaacttgatggggtctcgaagagttggacatgactgagtgacttcacttcatggctgattcatgctgaggttttacagaaaacaacaaaattctgtaaagctattttccttcaattaaaaaataaaatagaagtctttaatgaaagtgaaagttgctcagtcgtgtctgactgtgaccccccatggactgtacagtccattgaattctccaggtcacTATCTCTAATGAACCTGTTATTTTCTGTTGTCTTACCTATATGGAAATTTATTTATTAGCATTTGTAGATAGTAACAGATTAATACTATATTGTGACTTACCTGTGGGTCAGATCCCTTCATATTGATTTACCAGTCACTGGTTcagaattaaatttttcttttaatatttttgggACACCCCTTAtgaagggaaagggaagggaaagttgctcagttgtgtccgactctttgcgaccccattgactgtagcctaccaggcttctcagtccatgggattttccaggcaagagtactagagtgggttaccatttccttctccaggggatcttcccgacccagggatcgaacccaggtctcccgcattgtgggcagacgctttacccactgagccaccggggaagcccccttaTGAGGTCCCAGGGCATCTTTTTTCTCTTCAGCTTCACCCAGTTGAAAGTAACCTAACTAAATACATGTGCTGTGTATGACAGTGGTTCCTAACCtttttgaccccagggactggtATCATGAAATACAATTTCTCCATAGACTGGAGAAGGTAGGGGGGATGGTTTTAGGATGATTCAAGTCCATCACATTTACTGTGTACATTATTaatacatcagctccacctcagatgaTCAGGCATTATATCCAGGAGGTTGGGAACCCTGGTGTAAAGGGATAGAAGACAGCCATAAAGAATTGAATATAGTTGGTGAGACTGTGCACTGAGATGTTGAGAGTTgcagaagcagaaaggaagaaatcgTTTTTATGGAGAGCAATTTCTCCCAGAGTGTGTGTTCCATGAAACTACTCTCATACGTTGTTCTACAAAACAACAGGGTTCTGTAGTCCAGTGTTTCATAAACATCATATACTAACACTGACTTTTTCATAGTGACAGAACAGTGCCATAAAACGTGCTGCAGTAATGTTTATACGTAACAGTATTTTTCAAACTTGGCCCTTATTTTACCCTTTTATGCATAACATGtataaattaatacattaatCTGAACACCTTAAGATTCCCCCCAAAGAATCTTTTGACTCCACCCTCCTCCATCCAATCAGCCGTCAGAAAATTTTATACCACTCTGTGTTGTGTAGGGCCTTTGCCTCTGTATCCACTGCCACCATCCTAGAATAGACAGTTAACAGGGATGTTCTAACAGCACCCTAAAATTTACATACCAATTTATGTGTTCCCATAGTACCctgcatttcttttataatagactttacattgtattaaaattttctttttatttgtatctCACTAGACATCTCCatgacggagaaggcgatggcaccccactccagtactcttgcctggaaactcccatggacggaggagtacggtaggctgcagtccacaggatcactaagagtcagacatgactgagcgacttcactttcacttttcactttcatgcattggagaaggaaatggcaacccactctggtgttcttgcctggagaatcctagggacgggggagcctggtgggctgacatctacggggtcacacagagtcagacacgactgaacggacttagcagcagcagcagcagcagcagcagcagcagacatctcCATGAAGGCTAGGACCTCATATTTTCACCATTGAATGCCCAGTatccagtgcctggcatatatacAATGCACGGTAAatttttgatgaatgaataaagaacatTGCTCAAATAATTGAAGACCAGAGGGAGACTTCAACATCAAAAACTTCTCTGGTATAGATTTCCTAACCCTGAACCATCATTGTatcctattttaaaaactgtatcacAATATACTGTGCCTTTAATACACTCCAGAAtgttgtttttcaaaattttaagttattgGATCTATAGTCATgagatttcttaaaataattcttaGTTTGGTTTTAGAATTATGATCCTGCTGGTTTCATAGAATGAATTAGTAAGCTTATTTTTTCCTTGCCCTGgaaaaaaa encodes the following:
- the RBM7 gene encoding RNA-binding protein 7 isoform X1, with amino-acid sequence MGAAAAEADRTLFVGNLETKVTEELLFELFHQAGPVIKVKIPKDKDGKPKQFAFVNFKHEVSVPYAMNLLNGIKLFGRPIKIQFRAGSSHASQEVSLSYSQHHVGNSSPTSTSPSRTVDNMTPSAQTIQRSFSSSENFQRQAVMNSVLRQMSYGGKFGSPHLDQSGFSPSVQSHNHTFNQSSSSQWRQDTPSSQRKVRLNSHPYVMDRHYSREQRYSDVSDHHYRGNRDDFFYEDRNHDGWSHDYDNRRDSGRNGKWRSSRH
- the RBM7 gene encoding RNA-binding protein 7 isoform X2, which codes for MNLLNGIKLFGRPIKIQFRAGSSHASQEVSLSYSQHHVGNSSPTSTSPSRTVDNMTPSAQTIQRSFSSSENFQRQAVMNSVLRQMSYGGKFGSPHLDQSGFSPSVQSHNHTFNQSSSSQWRQDTPSSQRKVRLNSHPYVMDRHYSREQRYSDVSDHHYRGNRDDFFYEDRNHDGWSHDYDNRRDSGRNGKWRSSRH